In one Lolium rigidum isolate FL_2022 chromosome 3, APGP_CSIRO_Lrig_0.1, whole genome shotgun sequence genomic region, the following are encoded:
- the LOC124700181 gene encoding SKP1-like protein 1, translated as MAAEDKKMITLKSSDNEVFEVEEAVAMESQTIRHMIEDDCADNGIPLPNVNAKILSKVIEYCSKHVQAAKPAAADGAADGAPAPAPAEDLKNWDAEFVKVDQATLFDLILAANYLNIKGLLDLTCQTVADMIKGKTPEEIRKTFNIKNDFTPEEEEEIRRENQWAFE; from the coding sequence ATGGCGGCCGAGGACAAGAAGATGATCACGCTCAAGTCCTCGGACAATGAGGTGTtcgaggtggaggaggcggtggcgatggagtcgCAGACGATCCGCCACATGATCGAGGACGACTGCGCCGACAACGGGATCCCGCTCCCCAACGTCAACGCCAAGATCCTCTCCAAGGTCATCGAGTACTGCAGCAAGCACGTTCAGGCGGCCAAGCCCGCGGCGGCCGATGGCGCGGCGGACGGCGCCCCCGCCCCGGCCCCAGCCGAGGACCTCAAGAACTGGGACGCTGAGTTCGTCAAGGTCGACCAGGCCACGCTCTTCGACCTCATCCTCGCCGCCAACTACCTCAACATCAAGGGCCTTCTCGACCTCACCTGCCAGACCGTCGCCGACATGATCAAGGGCAAGACCCCCGAGGAGATCCGCAAGACGTTCAACATCAAGAACGACTTCacccccgaggaggaggaggagatccgcAGGGAGAACCAGTGGGCTTTCGAGTAA